Genomic segment of Candidatus Eremiobacterota bacterium:
TCCATAGTATGCCTCCTCGCGGGCCTGGGCTACCTGGTGTATAAACTCATCCGCTGGAATGATTTCCAGCTTGGATTGGCACCGATGATAATCGGACTTTTCCTGTTTTCATCAATGCAGCTGTTTTTCACGGGCATTCTCGGCGAGTATATCGGCGCCATCCATACCCAGGTGCTGAAAAGGCCCCTGGTGATAGAAAAGGAACGGATAAATTTCGACTCTGATCCGGAGTAGGTCTCTCATGGAGAATATTTTCAGTGTTTCCGGGAAAGTTGCTCTCATCACGGGAGGGAGGCGTGGCCTCGGGAAAGCCATGGCCCTGGGCCTTGCCCGGGCAGGGGCTTTGGTTGCCGTCGCTGCCCGGAGTGACAATCCAGGCGATCTGGAGAGGGAAATCGGCGATGCCGGGGGCAGGCTCTTTTACCTCCCGGCAGATCTGCTCAAGCCCGATGAGCGCATGGGCCTTGTTGACCGCGTGGCTGCCCATTACGGACGCCTGGACATCCTGGTGAACAACGCGGGCCTGCAGCACCGCGCCCCGGCACTTGATTACCCGCTTGCCCAGTGGCATGATGATTTTGAGCTAATGCTCACGGCAGTGCTTGACCTGTCGCAGCAGGCGGCAAAGGTCATGATACCCCGGGGTGGCGGCAAGATAATCCATATTGCCTCCATAAGCAGCTTCCAGGGGGCGCGGCAGATCGTGGGATATGCCGCGGCGAAGCACGCCCTTGTGGGCCTCACCAAGTGCCTTGCCAATGAGTGGGCATCTTCTCACATAAACGTGAATGCCATCGCGCCGGGCCTCTTTGTTACCGAAATGGCCTCCCACGTAAGCAGCGACCCTAAAAAATCAGCGGAGCTTCTTGGAAGGATACCATCCGGCAGGTTCGGCGAGCCTGAGGACATGATCGGCCCCGTGATATTCCTCGCAAGCGACGCGAGCAGGCATGTCCATGGCCACGTGCTCCTTGTCGATGGCGGATGGATGGGACGGTAATGGATACCTCAAAGGAAGCAAGAAAGATCCAGGCAAAGGACCTGCGCTGCAGGGAGCGGCAGCCTCTCGAGGAGGTCATCCCGCTTCCGGCCCCTTTCGTGGTCTATGTCGAGCCCGCCAATCTCTGCAATTTCAAATGCATCTTCTGCCCCACGGGCGATAGCGAGCTGATAAAGAAAGTCGGGCGTCCCAGCGGTGTGATGTCCATGGAGCTCTTCAGCCGCATCGTGGAGAACCTGAAGGAGTTCGGCGTGAAACTGAAGCTCCTGAGCCTCTACAAGGACGGCGAGCCGCTGGTGAACAGGCATTTTCCCCTGATGGTGCACATGGCGAAAGAGGCAGCCATTGCGGAAAAAATCTGGACCAAGACCAACGGCGCCCTGCTGAACCCCGCCCTCAACGAGGAGATCATCGATGCCGGCCTTGACATGATCTGCATCTCCGTAGAGGCCGTCACCGCCGAGGGCTACAGGAAGGTCTCAGGAGTCGATATTGATTACGATGCCTTCCGTGAGAACATAAGGGATCTTTACCGGCGCCGCGGGAAATGCGAATTGTATATCAAGATTCTTGATTACGGCCTGTCAGAAGAAGAGCTTGACAAATTTTATTCCGATTTTAAGGGAATAGGCGATTTCGTGGGCGTGGAAAAGCCCATGGGCTGGTCATATTCCAGCATCAAGGACTTTACTCTGGGCACCAATCCCGACACGTACGACGGCCTTCCCTTCACCCCCAAGGAAGTCTGCGCTTACCCATTCTACGTGCTGGCCATCAATTTCAACGGCACCGTCTCCCTCTGCGGCAATGACTGGTCCCACAGCACCGTCGTGGGCGACGTCACCAGGGAGTCCCTCAGGGAGATCTGGCACGGCAGGCGCCTCTTCAGGTTCCGCAAGATGATGCTTGAAGGGAGAAGGCATGAGAACCGCGCATGCGGCGACTGCTATTACCTCAAGATAGTGCCTGACAACATCGATGATCACCGCGCCATGATCCTGGAAAAGCTCGAAAAAGCAAGAAGGGAAGAGTAGCACGCAGGCTCCTCTTCCCGGATGATCAGCGGCGCGGCATGTGCCGGCTCAAATCCCCCTGTTATAAATAATCGATTTCAGTGAAGGTGTGCTCGCGTAAGGGCTGTCTATCATGTCAATCATGATGGGCTGATCCTTGGCGCATGGCTTCAGCAGGATCTCTCCCGACATCAGCTCCCTGCATGAGATCTGACCTTTCTGCAGGGGGATCGCAAGGTAGACGTCCTCTTCCATGTTTTCGTAAAGTATCACATAGCCTTCGGGCATGTCCTTCTTCGCATAGACGCCTCTCACCAGGGCGTTCAGGTAGGAGATTTCCTTGTCGGAGTTGACGACTCTCGTGGTGGGGCTCCCGCCGCACATCTCCCTGGCCTTGTGGTACGCCTTGAACCACACATCTATCTGCTCGGCGCTGGAGCAGTACGGCGACATCTTTACACCGTCAAATTCCACATCAATGTGCCTCTCAAAGGTCCTGGCTCCTTTTGCATAGGCTATCATCATGGAAGAGGTCCAGTCAGAGAATTCATGGGTCGAAAAACCAATCGTGTGGTGGGGATAGCGGTTCAGAAGAAAATCTATCTGGTTGAGCTCCAGGTCGCGGTCCTCGGTGGGATAAAGTGAGACACAGTGGTTTATGGCCAGGGGGACGTGCCTGTTCTCGAAGAATGACACGAGGTCATCAAGGTCCTTCAGAGAGGTGCCGCCTGTGGAGGCAATGACAGGCTTCTTGGTCCTGGCGATTTTTTCTATGAGGGGCCAGTCATTGATGTCGGAGCTGGCGACTTTCAGGATGGGGATGCCCAGCTCGGTGCACAGGTCCACAGATTTTTCATCGAAGGGCGTGGCCATGGGAGTGCAGCTGCTTTTCCTTATGGAGTCAACGAGGACGGCATATTCATCCTTGGTGAGCCTTGTGTCAAGGGTCTTCTTGATGTAGCGGATGTCGGTCCTGTCACGGAAATCCTTGTGGATGAAGGCGTCAACATCTCTTATCTGGAGCTTTATCGCCCCCCTCACGTTGTTGAAGCGCACCATCTGGGAGTGCTCCATGATGATTCTCAGGCCCCTGTCAACCTTGCCCAGGTGGTTGTTTGCCATCTCGAGCACGAAGAGATCTTCGAAAATGTCTCTGTTCATTGTTATCCCCCCTGCAGTATTCTCTGGTAAGTAATTATAAGGCCGTCACTTCAGTTCCTGCAAGACGACCGAGATGCCCCGGGAGAAGGAATTAGCGGGCAGCCTCAGGAAAAGAACACAGGTCCATGGAAGAAAAATCTTTTGCGGGGAATCACCCATGATAAAGGTCTCTGACTTCATAGTAAAGCGCCTCACGGAGCATGGGGTGCGTCATGTTTTCATGGTTTCAGGCGGCGGGGCCATGCACCTGAACGATTCGGTTGGCAGGAGCAGCGATATTGAGTATATCTGCAACCACCACGAGCAGGCCTGCGCGATTGCCGCCGAAGGATACGCGAGGGTATCGGGCAGGATTGGCGTGGTAGTGGTGACGAGCGGGCCCGGGGGGACCAATGCCCTCACGGGGGTGATTGGCCAGTGGCTTGACTCGGTGCCGGCCCTCTACCTTTCCGGCCAGGTGAAGCGGGAGACCACCCTGGCCTCCTGCAGGGAGATCGGGTTGCGCCAGCTGGGAGACCAGGAGATAAACATCATTGATATGGTGAGGCCCGTCACCAAGTTCGCCGCCATGGTCATGGAGCCGCAGCAGATAAGGTACCTCCTCGACAAGGCCATTGCTGTCGCCATGGCCGGCCGCCCGGGACCCGTATGGCTCGATATCCCCCTTGATGTCCAGGGAGCCCTCGTTGACGAGGAGTCCCTTGAGGAATATGATCCGGCGGAAGCCGTCCCCCCGGCTGATGAGGCTGCCATAAAAGAAAAGCTCCGTGAGGTTCTTGAAGCCCTGCGGGCATCTCGGCGGCCTGTTCTTCTCGCGGGAAACGGGATCCGCATCGCAGGCGCCCAGAAGATCCTCCATGAGGTGATTGAGGCCCTTAAGATTCCCGTGGTGGTCTCCTTTAACGGGAACGACCTTGTTGCTGCCGATAACCCTTATTTTGCAGGAAAAGTGGGGACCATAGGGGACAGGCCCGGCAACTTCGCCCTCCAGAACTCGGACCTCCTCCTCTCGGTGGGCTCGAGAAACAATATAAGGCAGGTGAGCTATAACTGGAAGTCGTACGCGAGGGCCGCGAAAAAGGTCATTGTGGACATCGACGGGGCTGAGCTCAGAAAGCCCACGGTAATCCCAGACATTGCCGTCCTCTGTGACGCGGGGATATTCCTGTCAGGCCTCCTGGATGCAGCCAGACAGGAGGCATTGCCTGATTACAGGGCCTGGGTGGAATGGTGCAGCCTGAGAAAGAAGAAGTATCCTGTGGTGAATGATGCTCTCGAGAGGCCCGACTCCCCCGTCGATCCTTACTATTTCATTAAAACCCTTACGAAGTGCATGCCTGAAGACTCCGTGATGGTCACGGCCAACGGCACGGCAAGCCTTGTCGGCTTCCAGGCTAGCGCCGTTAAGAAGGGGCAGAGGACCATATGGAACTCGGGCTGCACCTCCATGGGATACGATCTCCCCGCGGCAATCGGCGCTTCCATTGCTCTTGGCAGGGGCGAAGTGGTGTGCCTTGCCGGAGACGGGAGCATCCAGATGAACATCCAGGAACTCGAGACCATCTCCCACTATGGGCTCCCGGTGAAGATTTTCGTCCTCAACAACAGTGGTTATATCTCCATCAAGCAGACCCAGGATGCTTTTTTCGCGGGCCACTATGTTGCATGCAGGCCTTCCTGCGGTGTCACATGCCCCGATATGACAAAGATTGCCTCTTCTTACGGGATAAAGTCCATGGTCCTGGACCGCCATTCCACCATGCCGGAAAAAATAAGGGAGGTCCTGGGATACGGGGGGCCCTGTATCTGTGTCGTCGAGCTGCCTGAAGATTATCTCTTCAGCCCCAAGCTCTCGTCGGAAAAGAAGCCCGATGGAAGAATCGTCTCAAAGCCCCTTGAGGATATGTACCC
This window contains:
- a CDS encoding SDR family oxidoreductase; amino-acid sequence: MENIFSVSGKVALITGGRRGLGKAMALGLARAGALVAVAARSDNPGDLEREIGDAGGRLFYLPADLLKPDERMGLVDRVAAHYGRLDILVNNAGLQHRAPALDYPLAQWHDDFELMLTAVLDLSQQAAKVMIPRGGGKIIHIASISSFQGARQIVGYAAAKHALVGLTKCLANEWASSHINVNAIAPGLFVTEMASHVSSDPKKSAELLGRIPSGRFGEPEDMIGPVIFLASDASRHVHGHVLLVDGGWMGR
- a CDS encoding radical SAM/SPASM domain-containing protein, with the translated sequence MDTSKEARKIQAKDLRCRERQPLEEVIPLPAPFVVYVEPANLCNFKCIFCPTGDSELIKKVGRPSGVMSMELFSRIVENLKEFGVKLKLLSLYKDGEPLVNRHFPLMVHMAKEAAIAEKIWTKTNGALLNPALNEEIIDAGLDMICISVEAVTAEGYRKVSGVDIDYDAFRENIRDLYRRRGKCELYIKILDYGLSEEELDKFYSDFKGIGDFVGVEKPMGWSYSSIKDFTLGTNPDTYDGLPFTPKEVCAYPFYVLAINFNGTVSLCGNDWSHSTVVGDVTRESLREIWHGRRLFRFRKMMLEGRRHENRACGDCYYLKIVPDNIDDHRAMILEKLEKARREE
- a CDS encoding N-acetylneuraminate synthase family protein; protein product: MNRDIFEDLFVLEMANNHLGKVDRGLRIIMEHSQMVRFNNVRGAIKLQIRDVDAFIHKDFRDRTDIRYIKKTLDTRLTKDEYAVLVDSIRKSSCTPMATPFDEKSVDLCTELGIPILKVASSDINDWPLIEKIARTKKPVIASTGGTSLKDLDDLVSFFENRHVPLAINHCVSLYPTEDRDLELNQIDFLLNRYPHHTIGFSTHEFSDWTSSMMIAYAKGARTFERHIDVEFDGVKMSPYCSSAEQIDVWFKAYHKAREMCGGSPTTRVVNSDKEISYLNALVRGVYAKKDMPEGYVILYENMEEDVYLAIPLQKGQISCRELMSGEILLKPCAKDQPIMIDMIDSPYASTPSLKSIIYNRGI
- a CDS encoding thiamine pyrophosphate-binding protein, with product MIKVSDFIVKRLTEHGVRHVFMVSGGGAMHLNDSVGRSSDIEYICNHHEQACAIAAEGYARVSGRIGVVVVTSGPGGTNALTGVIGQWLDSVPALYLSGQVKRETTLASCREIGLRQLGDQEINIIDMVRPVTKFAAMVMEPQQIRYLLDKAIAVAMAGRPGPVWLDIPLDVQGALVDEESLEEYDPAEAVPPADEAAIKEKLREVLEALRASRRPVLLAGNGIRIAGAQKILHEVIEALKIPVVVSFNGNDLVAADNPYFAGKVGTIGDRPGNFALQNSDLLLSVGSRNNIRQVSYNWKSYARAAKKVIVDIDGAELRKPTVIPDIAVLCDAGIFLSGLLDAARQEALPDYRAWVEWCSLRKKKYPVVNDALERPDSPVDPYYFIKTLTKCMPEDSVMVTANGTASLVGFQASAVKKGQRTIWNSGCTSMGYDLPAAIGASIALGRGEVVCLAGDGSIQMNIQELETISHYGLPVKIFVLNNSGYISIKQTQDAFFAGHYVACRPSCGVTCPDMTKIASSYGIKSMVLDRHSTMPEKIREVLGYGGPCICVVELPEDYLFSPKLSSEKKPDGRIVSKPLEDMYPFLPRDEFRENMLIPLQDE